The Gemmatimonadota bacterium genome has a segment encoding these proteins:
- a CDS encoding PepSY domain-containing protein yields the protein MPPTEPAPRRRWTRTAFYLHLWLGVVATLTLASISITGVLLNHKRGLGLMPEVEHQTEAPLRAAVSVDSLALSALHAVPVDARGGWTPGAAVDPAVIDRMDVRPRNGFVKVRFRDRDNTEATVDLATGRVLHIGARNDVFLEKLHSGEIFGDGFILLSDAGAIALMVTLVTGYWLWLAPRLIRHRPGRET from the coding sequence CTGTGGCTGGGGGTCGTAGCCACGCTGACGCTCGCATCGATTTCCATCACGGGGGTCCTGCTCAATCACAAGCGCGGCCTGGGCCTCATGCCCGAGGTGGAGCACCAGACGGAGGCCCCGCTGCGGGCCGCCGTCTCGGTCGATTCCCTGGCCCTTTCCGCGCTACACGCCGTACCTGTCGATGCGCGTGGAGGCTGGACCCCGGGAGCTGCCGTCGACCCCGCCGTGATCGACCGAATGGACGTGCGCCCTCGCAATGGATTCGTGAAGGTTCGTTTTCGTGACCGCGACAACACCGAAGCGACCGTCGACCTCGCGACCGGGCGTGTGCTCCACATCGGCGCCCGGAATGATGTCTTCCTCGAGAAGCTGCACTCCGGGGAGATCTTCGGTGACGGCTTCATCCTCCTCTCGGACGCCGGGGCGATTGCCCTGATGGTCACCCTGGTCACGGGCTACTGGCTCTGGCTCGCCCCTCGCCTGATCCGTCATCGCCCAGGGAGAGAGACATGA